Proteins from a genomic interval of Verrucomicrobium sp.:
- the frr gene encoding ribosome recycling factor, translating to MTFDDVLLDAEEKMTKAIEFVKTEFNGVRTGKASPDLVNNLTVNAYGSHMKLKEVAAVTTPDARLVLIQPWDAGTVDAIRQAIEESKLGIMPLVDGKVIRLPIPPLSEERRQDLVKSIGKMAEEGRVALRGVRRHALDELKKLQKDGKLTEDDLKSGEKEVQKLTDQYGEEIEKAFSAKEAELLKV from the coding sequence ATGACTTTTGACGACGTGCTGCTCGATGCGGAGGAAAAGATGACGAAGGCCATCGAATTCGTGAAGACCGAGTTCAACGGCGTCCGCACCGGCAAGGCCTCCCCCGACCTGGTCAACAACCTGACCGTCAACGCCTACGGCTCCCACATGAAGCTGAAGGAAGTCGCCGCCGTCACCACGCCCGACGCCCGCCTGGTCCTCATCCAGCCCTGGGACGCCGGCACGGTCGACGCCATCCGCCAAGCCATCGAGGAATCGAAGCTCGGCATCATGCCGCTGGTCGACGGGAAGGTCATCCGCCTCCCCATCCCGCCCCTTTCAGAGGAGCGCCGCCAGGACCTGGTGAAGTCGATCGGCAAGATGGCGGAAGAAGGCCGCGTCGCCCTGCGCGGCGTCCGCCGCCACGCCCTGGACGAGCTGAAGAAGCTCCAGAAGGACGGCAAGCTGACCGAGGACGACCTGAAGTCCGGCGAAAAAGAAGTCCAGAAGCTCACCGACCAATACGGCGAGGAGATCGAAAAGGCCTTCTCCGCCAAGGAAGCCGAGCTGCTGAAGGTCTAG
- a CDS encoding FKBP-type peptidyl-prolyl cis-trans isomerase, whose protein sequence is MGERRDFDRKVKYTFLAFLLAFPLSLRAAEPSVLARPPLSDTGLIREDILAGDGSEVSDGKLVEATYIGRYPDGKSFDRAHAKEPFRFVQGVSRLLPGWTLGIAGMREGGRRIVTVPPILAYGKDGVEGLIPPESTLVYEIRILSVK, encoded by the coding sequence TTGGGAGAACGTAGGGACTTCGACCGAAAGGTCAAGTACACCTTCCTGGCCTTCCTTTTAGCCTTTCCCCTCTCCCTGCGGGCCGCCGAGCCCTCCGTCCTGGCCCGTCCGCCCCTTTCGGACACAGGCCTGATCCGGGAGGATATCCTGGCCGGCGACGGATCAGAAGTATCTGATGGAAAACTAGTTGAGGCCACCTACATCGGCCGCTATCCCGACGGGAAATCCTTCGACCGCGCCCACGCCAAAGAGCCCTTCCGCTTTGTCCAGGGAGTCAGCCGCCTGCTGCCCGGGTGGACATTGGGGATCGCCGGGATGCGGGAAGGCGGGCGGCGGATCGTCACCGTTCCGCCCATCCTGGCCTACGGGAAAGACGGCGTGGAAGGCCTCATCCCCCCGGAAAGCACCCTGGTCTACGAGATCCGCATCCTTTCCGTGAAATAG
- the thiD gene encoding bifunctional hydroxymethylpyrimidine kinase/phosphomethylpyrimidine kinase — protein sequence MIKTRTLPPAALTIAGSDSSGGAGIQADLKTFAACGVYGATAITCAVAEHAGRVASIAPLPPERVAEQAQLAAEGLPLRAVKTGMLYSRAIIEAVAGTLEIYLSSKPLVVDPVMVSSSGTALLEPDAVAALEAAILPRAALVTPNRKEAERLLGTEIADADALREAAERLAEKYGVPFLVKGGHFQGEEAVDVLCAGGEITLFSQPRVPGRDPHGTGCTLSAAIAAQLALGMELKEAVAEAKRYVTRAIAGGFRHGGHDLLDHFA from the coding sequence ATGATCAAGACCCGCACGCTCCCCCCCGCCGCCCTCACTATCGCCGGTTCCGACTCCAGCGGAGGGGCGGGAATCCAAGCCGACCTGAAAACCTTTGCCGCCTGCGGGGTCTACGGAGCCACCGCCATCACCTGCGCCGTGGCGGAGCACGCGGGGCGCGTGGCCTCCATCGCCCCCCTGCCGCCGGAGCGCGTGGCGGAGCAGGCCCAGCTGGCCGCCGAAGGGCTGCCCCTGCGCGCCGTGAAGACCGGCATGCTCTATTCCCGCGCCATCATCGAGGCGGTGGCCGGGACCCTGGAAATCTACCTTTCCTCCAAGCCCCTGGTCGTCGATCCCGTCATGGTTTCCAGCAGCGGCACCGCTCTTTTGGAGCCGGACGCGGTGGCCGCGCTGGAGGCGGCCATTCTGCCCCGCGCCGCCCTGGTGACCCCCAACCGGAAGGAAGCGGAGCGGCTGTTGGGCACGGAAATCGCCGATGCCGACGCGCTGCGGGAGGCCGCGGAGCGCCTGGCGGAGAAATACGGCGTCCCCTTCCTGGTGAAGGGGGGGCACTTTCAGGGGGAGGAGGCGGTCGACGTCCTCTGCGCGGGCGGGGAGATCACCCTCTTTTCCCAGCCCCGCGTGCCGGGTCGGGATCCGCACGGGACCGGCTGCACCCTCTCCGCCGCGATCGCGGCGCAGCTGGCGTTGGGGATGGAGTTAAAGGAGGCGGTGGCGGAGGCCAAGCGCTACGTCACCCGCGCCATCGCCGGGGGATTCCGGCACGGCGGGCACGACCTGCTCGACCACTTTGCCTGA
- a CDS encoding superoxide dismutase, with protein MAFELPPLPYPKEALEPHIDAQTMEIHHDKHHGTYVTNLNKALAGRGDLENRPLEWLLGNLDSLPAEIRTAVRNNGGGHSNHSIFWKTLAPKAGGEPTGKIGEEIRSTFGSFDAFKEKMETAGLGRFGSGWSWLALKGSQLEVFSLPNQDSPYMESAVPLFGIDVWEHAYYLKYQNRRADYLKGIWNVVNWTAVGELYAQARTAAGH; from the coding sequence ATGGCCTTCGAACTACCTCCCCTGCCTTACCCGAAAGAAGCGCTCGAACCCCACATCGACGCGCAGACGATGGAAATCCATCACGACAAGCACCACGGGACTTACGTCACCAACTTGAACAAGGCCCTGGCGGGCCGCGGCGACCTGGAAAACCGCCCCTTGGAGTGGCTCCTGGGCAACCTGGATTCCCTCCCCGCCGAGATCCGCACCGCCGTCCGCAACAACGGCGGCGGCCACTCCAACCACAGCATTTTCTGGAAAACCCTGGCCCCCAAGGCGGGCGGCGAGCCGACGGGCAAGATCGGCGAGGAGATCCGCAGCACCTTCGGCAGCTTCGACGCCTTCAAGGAAAAGATGGAAACCGCCGGCCTGGGCCGCTTCGGCAGCGGCTGGTCGTGGCTGGCGTTGAAAGGCTCCCAGCTGGAAGTCTTCTCCCTCCCCAACCAAGACAGCCCCTACATGGAAAGCGCCGTCCCCCTCTTCGGCATCGACGTGTGGGAACACGCCTACTACCTGAAATACCAGAACCGCCGCGCCGATTACCTCAAGGGCATCTGGAACGTGGTGAACTGGACCGCCGTGGGCGAGCTTTACGCCCAGGCCCGCACCGCCGCCGGACACTAA
- a CDS encoding amino acid permease has protein sequence MGTLVQRLFRIKSVTSLQAEASGEHPLKRALGPLHLIFLGVGCAIGTGIFVLTGTVAAQNAGPGIILSFVLAGTASLFAALCYSEFASLVPVAGSAYTYSYATLGEIVAWIIGWNLILEYAVGGICVSIGWSGYVVSLLDQLGLHLPATLTAARGTPVVLADGTHAAALLNIPAVFITAAVTAILIVGIKESARFNNAIVLVKLAVILLFIFGAAHAVVPAHWHPFIPPNTGLPEHFGWTGVVAGAGIVFFAYVGFDAVTTAAQESKNPQRDMPIGLLGSLLVITVLYIAVAAVATGVVPYQDLDVPAPIADAASRAGIGWMATLIKIGAIAGLSSVILVLLLGQSRVLWNMARDGLLPPFVSRVHPRFQTPWITTLLTGLGVAVFSALFTVREAGALCSIGTLLAFTIVNVAVLVLRIKEPHHKRAFKTPLVWIVAPLGALSSLYLMIALPWVTWMRLIVWSAVGVAIYLAYGIRHSKLAKKT, from the coding sequence ATGGGCACCCTGGTTCAGCGGCTTTTCCGGATCAAAAGCGTCACCTCCCTCCAGGCGGAAGCCTCCGGAGAGCACCCCCTGAAGCGCGCCCTGGGGCCGCTCCACCTTATTTTCCTGGGCGTCGGCTGCGCCATCGGCACCGGCATCTTCGTCCTCACCGGCACGGTGGCGGCGCAGAACGCGGGGCCGGGCATCATCCTCTCCTTCGTCCTGGCGGGCACCGCCTCCCTCTTCGCCGCCCTCTGCTACAGCGAGTTCGCCTCCCTGGTCCCCGTGGCCGGGAGCGCCTACACCTACAGCTACGCCACACTGGGGGAGATCGTGGCCTGGATCATCGGCTGGAACCTGATCCTGGAATACGCGGTGGGCGGCATCTGCGTCTCCATCGGCTGGTCCGGCTACGTCGTCTCCCTCCTGGACCAGCTGGGCCTCCATCTGCCCGCCACCCTCACCGCCGCGCGCGGCACGCCCGTCGTCCTGGCGGATGGCACCCACGCCGCCGCCCTCCTCAACATCCCGGCCGTCTTCATCACCGCCGCCGTCACCGCCATCCTCATCGTGGGGATCAAGGAATCGGCCCGCTTCAACAACGCCATCGTGCTGGTGAAGCTGGCCGTCATCCTCCTCTTCATCTTCGGCGCGGCGCACGCCGTCGTCCCGGCCCACTGGCACCCCTTCATCCCGCCAAACACCGGCCTGCCGGAACACTTCGGCTGGACGGGCGTCGTCGCCGGGGCGGGAATCGTCTTCTTCGCCTACGTCGGCTTCGACGCCGTCACCACCGCCGCGCAGGAGTCGAAGAACCCGCAGCGGGACATGCCGATCGGGCTCCTGGGCTCGCTCCTGGTCATCACCGTCCTCTACATCGCGGTGGCGGCGGTCGCCACCGGCGTCGTTCCCTACCAGGACCTGGACGTCCCCGCCCCCATCGCCGACGCGGCCAGCCGCGCGGGCATCGGCTGGATGGCCACCCTCATCAAGATCGGCGCCATCGCGGGCCTTTCCTCCGTCATCCTGGTCCTCCTCCTGGGCCAATCCCGCGTCCTCTGGAACATGGCGCGGGACGGGCTGCTCCCCCCCTTCGTCAGCCGGGTTCACCCGCGCTTCCAGACCCCCTGGATCACCACGCTGCTCACCGGCCTGGGCGTCGCCGTCTTCTCCGCCCTCTTCACCGTGCGGGAAGCCGGGGCGCTCTGCTCCATCGGCACGCTGCTGGCCTTCACCATCGTGAACGTCGCCGTCCTGGTCCTGCGGATCAAGGAGCCCCACCACAAGCGGGCCTTCAAGACGCCGCTGGTCTGGATCGTCGCGCCGCTCGGCGCGCTCTCCTCCCTCTATCTGATGATCGCCCTGCCCTGGGTGACGTGGATGCGGCTGATCGTCTGGAGCGCCGTCGGCGTGGCCATCTACCTGGCCTACGGCATCCGCCACAGCAAGCTGGCCAAAAAAACCTAA
- the shc gene encoding squalene--hopene cyclase — MSRSPATALQEQTKITLTQEQQTDLDQKVLHAIAQSQKHLLGLQKEDGHWRGELVVDITLTANYILYMHWMGEVDYEKQAKCVRHILKDRLPDGGWNIYPGGPAEVNATVVGYLALKLSGFTPDEPEMERARNVILRLGGIPACNTYTKLNLAILGLFPWHHLPIIPAEIILLPNWLYFNIYEMSSWSRAMVVPLSLINHYKPTRHLPEDKQLHELFPYGTEHRNFRLPWSKKVVSWQNFFLAWDVFLKFVDSLPWRPFRNAALKKAEAWLLARNQEGSDGLAAIYPAMMYTIIALKAMGYTDENSLIKRVKHEFDRLHVSDKEKNDFRIEPCFSPVWDTAITAVALAESGIPADAPELRKAAQWLLAREVRHRGDWAVKNPHPENSGWAFEYNNVYYPDVDDTFKVLLALSHIETEDEAAKKKVIDRALRWAISFQCKSGGWASFDKDVTKRWLEDVPFSDHNAILDPPCSDITCRGLELFGRLGLKRSEKFIRRAIEFVRNTQDGDGSWYGRWGVNYIYGTWLVLRGLHAIGEDMNQDWILRGRDWMESCQNPDGGWGETPASYDDPHLKGQGPSTASQTAWALMAILACGDANRASIKRGLEYLASTQQPNGEWKEELITGTGFPRVFYLRYDMYRNNWPLLALATYKKLRGEQIKKAEAWAASALSLAEYRRQRDLNLETEAA, encoded by the coding sequence ATGTCTCGATCGCCGGCCACCGCTCTGCAGGAGCAGACCAAAATCACCCTGACGCAGGAACAGCAGACCGACCTCGACCAGAAGGTCCTGCACGCCATCGCCCAATCCCAAAAACACCTCCTGGGCCTCCAGAAAGAAGACGGCCACTGGCGGGGGGAACTAGTCGTCGATATCACCCTGACGGCCAACTACATCCTCTACATGCACTGGATGGGGGAGGTCGACTACGAGAAACAGGCCAAGTGCGTCCGCCACATCCTGAAAGACCGGCTCCCGGACGGCGGCTGGAATATCTACCCCGGCGGCCCGGCGGAAGTAAACGCCACCGTCGTCGGCTACCTGGCCCTCAAACTCTCCGGGTTCACCCCGGACGAGCCGGAAATGGAGCGCGCCCGCAACGTCATCCTCCGCCTGGGCGGCATCCCCGCCTGCAACACCTACACCAAGCTGAACCTGGCCATCCTGGGCCTCTTCCCCTGGCACCACCTGCCGATCATCCCCGCGGAGATCATCCTCCTGCCCAACTGGCTCTACTTCAACATCTACGAGATGTCCTCCTGGAGCCGGGCCATGGTCGTCCCCCTCTCCCTCATCAACCATTACAAGCCCACGCGCCACCTGCCGGAAGACAAGCAGCTCCACGAGCTCTTCCCTTACGGCACGGAACACCGCAACTTCCGCCTGCCCTGGAGCAAGAAAGTCGTCTCCTGGCAGAACTTCTTCCTGGCCTGGGACGTCTTCCTAAAATTCGTCGACTCCCTGCCCTGGCGCCCCTTCCGCAACGCCGCCCTCAAGAAAGCGGAGGCATGGCTCCTCGCCCGCAACCAGGAAGGCTCCGACGGCCTGGCCGCCATCTACCCGGCCATGATGTACACCATCATCGCCCTGAAGGCCATGGGCTACACCGACGAAAACTCCCTCATCAAGCGGGTCAAGCACGAGTTCGACCGCCTCCACGTCAGCGACAAGGAGAAGAACGACTTCCGCATCGAGCCCTGCTTCTCCCCCGTCTGGGACACGGCGATCACCGCCGTCGCCCTGGCCGAGTCCGGCATCCCCGCCGACGCCCCCGAGCTGCGCAAAGCCGCCCAATGGCTCCTGGCCCGCGAAGTCCGCCACCGCGGCGACTGGGCCGTGAAAAACCCCCACCCGGAAAACAGCGGCTGGGCCTTCGAATACAACAACGTCTACTACCCCGACGTCGACGACACCTTCAAAGTCCTCCTGGCCCTCAGCCACATCGAGACGGAAGACGAAGCCGCCAAGAAAAAGGTCATCGACCGCGCCCTGCGCTGGGCCATCAGCTTCCAGTGCAAGAGCGGCGGCTGGGCCTCCTTCGACAAAGACGTCACCAAGCGCTGGCTGGAAGACGTCCCCTTCTCCGACCACAACGCCATCCTCGACCCCCCGTGCAGCGACATCACCTGCCGCGGCCTGGAACTCTTCGGCCGCCTGGGCCTGAAGCGCAGCGAGAAATTCATCCGCCGCGCCATCGAATTCGTCCGCAACACCCAGGACGGGGACGGCTCCTGGTACGGCCGCTGGGGCGTCAACTACATCTACGGCACCTGGCTCGTCCTGCGCGGCCTCCACGCCATCGGCGAGGACATGAACCAGGACTGGATCCTGCGCGGCCGGGACTGGATGGAATCCTGCCAGAACCCCGACGGCGGCTGGGGCGAAACCCCCGCCTCCTACGACGACCCCCACCTCAAAGGCCAAGGCCCCAGCACCGCCTCCCAGACCGCCTGGGCCCTCATGGCCATCCTCGCCTGCGGCGACGCCAACCGCGCCAGCATCAAGCGCGGCTTGGAATACCTGGCCTCCACCCAGCAGCCCAACGGCGAGTGGAAGGAAGAACTCATCACCGGCACCGGCTTCCCCCGCGTCTTCTACCTCCGCTACGACATGTACCGGAACAACTGGCCCCTCCTAGCCCTGGCCACCTACAAAAAACTGCGCGGCGAACAGATCAAGAAAGCCGAGGCATGGGCCGCCTCCGCCCTCTCCCTGGCCGAATACCGCCGCCAGCGCGACCTCAACCTGGAAACCGAGGCGGCATGA
- a CDS encoding ApaG domain: protein MTAIRELADLRVTLDKLERSPMGHLPGTPEGSFAFTYHITIHNDTAETVTIKARKWVLQDGEGRISAYEGDGVVGAFPKLEPGERFHYHSYHLVTASSSAEGAYLGVNEQGEPVLARIPRFQMDVPDAV, encoded by the coding sequence ATGACGGCAATCCGGGAACTCGCCGACCTGCGGGTCACGCTCGACAAGCTTGAGCGCAGCCCCATGGGCCATTTGCCCGGCACGCCGGAGGGCTCCTTCGCCTTCACCTACCATATCACGATCCACAACGACACGGCCGAGACGGTGACGATCAAGGCGCGCAAGTGGGTCCTGCAGGACGGGGAGGGGCGGATCTCCGCCTACGAGGGGGACGGCGTCGTGGGGGCTTTCCCCAAGCTGGAGCCCGGGGAGCGGTTCCACTATCACAGCTATCACCTGGTCACCGCCAGCAGCAGCGCCGAGGGGGCCTACCTGGGCGTCAACGAACAGGGAGAGCCGGTCCTGGCCCGCATTCCCCGTTTTCAGATGGACGTTCCGGACGCCGTTTAA
- a CDS encoding PLP-dependent transferase: MSSSSPLRPETDVVTRGFDPKLSVGSARPAVFRSSTYVFSSPEAAERAFAVQGGRVQPEPGENLDLIYSRFNHPNAQILEERVISLEPEARAAAVFNSGMSAIVTALLAVVQPGGHILYTVPLYGATQTLLSGFLAPFGVGSTAVEAGRTEELARAIAETPRLKVVLIETPANPTLVMTDIAAAARAAAAREDRPLVMVDNTFLGPTFQHPLALGADLALYSATKYLGGFSDLIGGVALAKDPALMAKIRSKRSLFGTILQPDECWILETRLPTVSLRMQRQAENAEKIARALHGHAKIARVYYPLYFDEAEQKRIAAAQCGHPGGVFSIDLKGGKRAAFDFLRALKLARNAVSLGGVETLACHPRSTTHSAWKAEDLDRGGVTEGLVRISLGIEDWEDLLADFEAALAQA, encoded by the coding sequence ATGAGTTCCTCTTCCCCCCTGCGCCCGGAGACCGACGTGGTGACGCGGGGTTTCGACCCGAAGCTCTCCGTCGGCTCGGCCCGGCCCGCGGTCTTCCGCAGCTCCACCTACGTCTTTTCCAGCCCGGAGGCGGCGGAGCGGGCTTTTGCCGTCCAAGGGGGGCGCGTCCAGCCGGAGCCGGGGGAGAACCTCGACCTTATTTATTCCCGCTTCAACCATCCCAACGCGCAGATCCTGGAGGAGCGGGTCATCTCCCTGGAGCCGGAGGCGCGGGCGGCGGCGGTCTTCAATTCCGGCATGTCGGCGATCGTGACGGCGCTCCTGGCCGTCGTGCAGCCGGGGGGCCACATTCTCTACACCGTCCCCCTCTACGGGGCGACGCAGACGCTGCTGAGCGGCTTCCTGGCCCCCTTTGGCGTGGGGAGCACGGCGGTGGAGGCGGGCCGGACGGAGGAGCTGGCGCGGGCGATCGCGGAGACGCCCCGGCTGAAGGTCGTCCTCATCGAGACCCCGGCCAACCCGACCCTGGTCATGACCGACATCGCCGCGGCGGCGCGCGCGGCGGCGGCCCGGGAGGACCGCCCCCTCGTCATGGTGGACAACACCTTCCTGGGCCCGACTTTCCAGCATCCGCTGGCGCTGGGGGCCGACCTGGCGCTCTATTCGGCGACGAAGTACCTGGGCGGCTTCAGCGACCTGATCGGCGGCGTGGCGTTGGCGAAGGACCCGGCCCTCATGGCGAAGATCCGGTCCAAGCGGAGCCTCTTCGGCACGATTCTGCAGCCGGACGAGTGCTGGATTTTGGAAACCCGGCTGCCGACGGTTTCCCTGCGCATGCAGCGGCAGGCGGAGAACGCGGAGAAGATCGCGCGGGCGCTCCACGGCCACGCGAAGATCGCGCGCGTCTACTACCCCCTTTATTTCGACGAGGCGGAGCAGAAGCGGATCGCCGCCGCGCAGTGCGGCCATCCGGGCGGCGTCTTCTCCATCGACCTGAAGGGGGGAAAGCGGGCGGCGTTCGACTTCCTGCGCGCGCTCAAATTGGCGCGCAACGCCGTCTCTCTGGGCGGCGTGGAGACGCTGGCCTGCCACCCGCGCAGCACGACGCACTCCGCCTGGAAGGCGGAAGACCTGGACCGGGGCGGCGTGACGGAGGGGCTGGTCCGGATCTCCCTGGGGATCGAGGACTGGGAGGACCTGCTGGCCGATTTCGAGGCGGCGCTGGCGCAGGCCTAG
- the rpmG gene encoding 50S ribosomal protein L33, with amino-acid sequence MPREHIILECTEAKAEGKPASRYCSTKNKKLTQEKIELKKYNRFLGRHTLHRERK; translated from the coding sequence ATGCCCAGGGAACATATCATCCTAGAATGCACCGAGGCGAAAGCTGAAGGCAAGCCCGCCTCCCGCTATTGTTCGACGAAGAACAAGAAGCTGACGCAGGAGAAGATCGAGCTCAAGAAGTATAACCGCTTCCTGGGCCGCCACACCCTGCACCGGGAGCGGAAGTAG
- a CDS encoding iron-sulfur cluster assembly accessory protein yields MSAPEVLLTEAAAAQIRERVGADAAKGLRLFVTGGGCSGMQYEMALASKEPGDKEFDQHGTKLFVDEKSLLWLEGSTIDYQGGLSGAGFRIQNPNAKATCGCGTSFSA; encoded by the coding sequence ATGTCCGCGCCTGAAGTCCTCCTCACCGAAGCCGCCGCCGCCCAGATCCGGGAACGCGTCGGCGCCGACGCCGCCAAAGGCCTCCGCCTCTTCGTCACCGGCGGCGGCTGCTCCGGCATGCAGTATGAGATGGCCCTGGCCTCCAAGGAGCCCGGCGACAAGGAATTCGACCAGCACGGCACCAAGCTCTTCGTCGACGAAAAGAGCCTCCTGTGGCTGGAAGGCTCCACCATCGACTATCAAGGCGGCCTGAGCGGCGCCGGGTTCCGCATCCAGAACCCGAACGCCAAAGCCACCTGCGGCTGCGGCACCTCCTTCTCCGCGTAA
- a CDS encoding SurA N-terminal domain-containing protein yields the protein MLTILRRQSPVLMAIILGLISLSFLVFFQLPTLQGLGHSTLGRIDGHGVGVDEFRQAQEGAYLLLMFQRGADLPGGEETTAVVDRMAWQRLLLLASAERMHIAVTDAELGDFIQSLPFLRKDGKYDPAAYDAFAKGLAASRGITEDRFQEILRENLLIDKVIQSVSAPAALTPGEVDRLVSSRLGAAHAVAVRFRAADFAGQVSVTLADADREAQDHEANPAYRTLERRVVAVAPFLLTPAEERLSGKEKDAAKRQLGARASEFSVAALDKAKGDPAAFRALAAAQKLSVTATQPFARSEAPAGFPPSLSFNRAAFDLTADVPVSDAVETDHGYYVLQLVRLEPSVPLPPEKSRLIAEKALRERRALELAQARGQALSAALRANLAAGQPWSTALEKAEKSLSPGPRPAVEALPAFVPVEAARKSGDFAFLNALTVSLSMAPGQVSPWVPTPEGGFLLFLEKRDPAASALAVSLRPQMERRALEDKREALFSDWFGARARQPGCKTPDFLTRRSAQ from the coding sequence ATGCTCACGATTCTCCGCCGCCAGTCGCCGGTTCTCATGGCGATCATCCTGGGCCTCATCAGCCTTTCCTTCCTCGTCTTCTTCCAGCTGCCCACCTTGCAGGGGCTGGGGCACAGCACGCTGGGCCGGATCGACGGCCACGGCGTCGGCGTCGACGAATTCCGCCAGGCGCAGGAGGGAGCCTACCTCCTCCTTATGTTCCAGCGGGGCGCCGACCTGCCCGGCGGCGAGGAGACGACCGCCGTCGTCGATCGGATGGCCTGGCAGCGCCTGCTCCTCCTGGCCTCCGCGGAGCGGATGCACATTGCGGTGACCGACGCGGAGCTGGGGGACTTCATCCAGAGCCTTCCCTTCCTGCGCAAGGACGGCAAATACGATCCCGCCGCCTACGACGCCTTCGCCAAGGGCTTGGCCGCCAGCCGGGGCATCACTGAGGACCGCTTCCAGGAAATCCTCCGGGAGAACCTCCTCATCGACAAGGTGATCCAGTCCGTCTCCGCGCCCGCCGCCCTGACGCCGGGCGAGGTGGACCGGCTGGTCTCCTCCCGCCTGGGCGCGGCCCACGCCGTCGCCGTCCGCTTCCGCGCCGCCGACTTCGCCGGGCAGGTCTCCGTCACCCTGGCCGACGCCGACCGCGAAGCGCAGGATCATGAGGCCAATCCCGCCTACCGCACGCTGGAGCGGCGCGTCGTGGCGGTGGCGCCCTTCCTCCTTACTCCGGCGGAGGAGCGCCTTTCCGGCAAGGAGAAGGATGCGGCCAAGCGGCAGCTGGGCGCCCGCGCGTCGGAATTCTCCGTCGCCGCCCTCGACAAGGCCAAGGGCGATCCGGCGGCCTTCCGCGCCCTGGCCGCCGCGCAAAAGCTTTCCGTGACGGCGACGCAGCCCTTCGCCCGCTCCGAGGCGCCCGCCGGGTTCCCGCCCAGCCTCTCCTTCAACCGCGCCGCCTTCGACCTGACCGCCGACGTGCCGGTGAGCGACGCCGTGGAGACCGACCACGGCTACTACGTCCTTCAGCTCGTCCGCCTGGAGCCGAGCGTGCCGCTGCCGCCGGAGAAGAGCCGCCTGATCGCGGAGAAGGCCCTGCGCGAGCGCCGCGCGCTGGAGCTGGCCCAGGCCCGCGGCCAGGCCCTTTCCGCCGCCCTGCGGGCCAATTTGGCCGCCGGCCAGCCCTGGTCCACCGCGCTGGAGAAGGCGGAGAAGAGCCTGAGCCCCGGCCCCCGGCCCGCCGTGGAGGCGCTGCCCGCCTTCGTCCCCGTGGAGGCCGCCCGCAAGAGCGGCGACTTCGCCTTCCTCAACGCCCTGACCGTCTCCCTTTCCATGGCCCCCGGCCAGGTCAGCCCCTGGGTGCCGACGCCGGAGGGGGGCTTCCTCCTCTTCCTGGAAAAGCGGGACCCGGCCGCCTCCGCCCTGGCCGTCTCCCTGCGCCCGCAGATGGAGCGCCGCGCTCTGGAGGATAAGCGGGAGGCCCTCTTTTCCGATTGGTTCGGCGCCCGCGCCCGCCAGCCCGGCTGCAAGACGCCCGACTTTCTCACCCGCCGCTCGGCCCAGTAG
- a CDS encoding SDR family NAD(P)-dependent oxidoreductase codes for MAKVIFLTGATRGLGRALAGAFATLGHTVAGCGRDQAKVAELAGELGAPHSVAGVDVGDDTQVSSWIRRALAEHGAPDLVLNNAALMNQPAPLWEVSAAEFEALTRVNVNGTANVIRHAVPAMLKAGKGVVANFSSGWGRSTSPEVAPYCATKWAIEGLTRALAQELQGCSKGVAAVAVNPGVIDTEMLRSCWGGGAGSYPSPEEWVKRAAPFLLDLGPKDNGKALSI; via the coding sequence ATGGCGAAGGTCATCTTCCTTACCGGCGCCACGCGCGGCCTGGGCCGCGCCTTGGCGGGGGCTTTCGCCACGCTGGGCCACACCGTGGCCGGCTGCGGGCGGGACCAGGCCAAAGTCGCCGAGTTGGCGGGGGAGCTGGGCGCGCCTCATTCCGTCGCCGGCGTCGATGTGGGGGACGACACGCAGGTTTCCTCCTGGATCCGGCGGGCGCTGGCGGAACACGGCGCGCCCGACCTGGTCCTCAACAACGCCGCCCTCATGAACCAGCCCGCGCCGCTCTGGGAGGTCAGCGCGGCGGAGTTCGAGGCGCTCACGCGCGTGAATGTCAACGGCACGGCCAACGTCATCCGCCACGCCGTCCCGGCGATGCTGAAGGCGGGGAAGGGCGTGGTGGCCAATTTCAGTTCCGGCTGGGGCCGTTCCACCTCGCCGGAGGTCGCCCCCTATTGCGCGACGAAGTGGGCGATCGAAGGGCTGACCCGCGCCTTGGCGCAGGAGCTGCAAGGTTGTTCCAAGGGCGTGGCCGCCGTGGCGGTCAATCCGGGGGTCATCGACACGGAGATGCTCCGTTCCTGCTGGGGCGGCGGAGCCGGCTCCTATCCTTCGCCGGAGGAGTGGGTGAAGCGCGCGGCGCCGTTCCTCCTGGACCTGGGGCCGAAGGACAACGGCAAGGCCCTTTCCATTTAG